The proteins below come from a single Fusibacter sp. A1 genomic window:
- a CDS encoding radical SAM/SPASM domain-containing protein gives MKKFKRIFIEISNVCNLACSFCPPSDREGKTMSADDFETVLKKLEGHGEHVYLHIKGEPLLHSDFKKILDLCRVYKKKVNITTNGTLLDKEGQAILDNPAVRLVNISLQSFEEMDNESSYEAYLKKVLSFVKKGLRDTKILFDLRLWNFDDSSLTASKENQRMLDHIEAFLDLPEPITVTDSKTKGNKLSSNVYISKGSEFEWPSMNREEVATRGTCYGLRHQIGILSTGVVVPCCLDAEGAVPLGNILEDDFENIVTSDRATAIARGFENNKLVEALCRRCAYRERFF, from the coding sequence TTGAAAAAGTTTAAACGAATTTTTATTGAGATCTCAAATGTTTGCAATCTTGCTTGCAGTTTTTGTCCACCATCTGACAGGGAGGGCAAGACCATGTCTGCAGATGATTTTGAGACGGTGTTAAAAAAATTAGAGGGACATGGGGAACATGTCTATTTGCATATAAAAGGAGAGCCGCTGCTTCATTCCGATTTTAAGAAGATACTTGATCTATGCCGAGTTTATAAGAAAAAAGTGAATATCACAACCAATGGTACATTGCTTGATAAAGAAGGACAGGCGATTTTAGATAATCCAGCGGTACGGCTTGTGAACATTTCGCTTCAGAGCTTCGAAGAAATGGACAACGAATCCTCTTATGAGGCTTATCTGAAAAAGGTGCTTAGTTTTGTAAAAAAAGGACTGCGAGACACAAAAATTCTCTTTGACCTGAGGTTATGGAACTTTGACGACAGTAGTCTTACTGCAAGCAAAGAAAATCAAAGGATGCTGGATCATATCGAGGCTTTCCTGGACTTGCCGGAACCCATCACGGTTACTGATTCTAAAACAAAGGGAAATAAGCTCAGCAGTAACGTTTACATCAGCAAGGGATCTGAGTTTGAATGGCCGAGCATGAATCGCGAAGAGGTTGCCACAAGGGGGACCTGCTACGGGTTAAGGCACCAGATCGGCATACTGTCCACTGGCGTCGTTGTTCCATGTTGTTTGGATGCTGAAGGCGCTGTGCCCCTAGGCAATATACTAGAGGATGATTTTGAGAACATTGTCACATCGGATAGGGCGACAGCAATAGCTAGAGGCTTTGAAAACAATAAATTGGTGGAAGCGCTGTGTAGGCGATGTGCTTACAGAGAACGGTTCTTCTAA
- a CDS encoding DUF47 domain-containing protein gives MNTIFKRSIELNKKIEKFLDVISNSLLLFDKAVRAYLSDEPIVYEEIQARISYLETEADQLGSDIKISLYRFMLLPDARADVLSLIKSLDNIIDITEEITKDFHIQHPEFPASLNNDILELTRNTIASADSLLLAVRSFFSEAHLVSSHINHINFYEHEADLLENKINNAIFNGNLITRLAEKLQLKHFVSKITSISDESELIGEKLAIFNIKREI, from the coding sequence ATGAATACAATCTTTAAGAGGTCCATCGAACTCAATAAGAAAATTGAAAAATTCCTAGATGTGATCTCAAACAGCCTCTTGCTGTTCGATAAGGCCGTCAGGGCCTACTTATCCGATGAGCCAATCGTTTACGAAGAAATCCAAGCAAGGATAAGCTACTTGGAAACAGAAGCGGACCAACTGGGAAGCGATATAAAAATCAGTCTTTACAGGTTCATGCTGCTTCCTGATGCACGTGCGGACGTACTCTCACTGATCAAGAGCCTAGACAACATCATCGACATCACCGAGGAGATCACCAAAGACTTCCACATCCAGCACCCTGAATTTCCTGCAAGCCTTAACAATGACATTCTCGAACTCACCAGAAACACAATCGCTTCAGCAGACTCACTCCTTCTTGCAGTAAGATCATTTTTCAGCGAGGCGCATTTGGTATCTTCGCATATCAATCATATCAATTTTTACGAGCATGAGGCCGACCTCTTGGAAAACAAGATTAACAACGCGATTTTCAATGGCAATCTGATCACAAGACTCGCCGAAAAGCTTCAATTGAAGCATTTTGTCAGCAAGATCACAAGCATATCCGACGAATCCGAACTGATCGGTGAAAAACTCGCCATATTCAATATCAAAAGAGAGATATAG
- a CDS encoding inorganic phosphate transporter — protein MDISVLYIVSGLFLGWSLGANDAANLFGTAVGTKVVKFKTAAIIMSVFVILGAVIGGSGASHTLGKLGAIHSVQGAFIVALASGITVFVMTKYGLPVSTSQSIVGAIIGWNLFSSNPTSLSTLTKIVLTWIVCPLLAALFSIFFYKLFKFSTQKIKTNLFLRHYYIRVGLILVGSFGAYSLGANNIANVMGVFTNAVHFESVDLFIFSISKTQVLFFLGGLAISTGIFTYSKNVMTTVANNIYNISPATALIVVLSSSFVLFLFASTSLQGLLISLHLPTLPLVPVSSSQAVVGAVIGIGIAKGDRNINYKKLREISLGWLLTPLMSLLLSYVSLFFMQNVFLQSVY, from the coding sequence ATGGATATCAGTGTTCTATATATCGTTAGTGGACTTTTCTTGGGATGGTCTCTCGGTGCCAATGATGCAGCCAATCTCTTTGGAACAGCAGTAGGGACGAAGGTAGTCAAATTCAAAACCGCCGCGATTATCATGAGCGTCTTTGTCATCTTGGGCGCAGTCATCGGCGGTTCCGGCGCTAGCCACACCCTCGGAAAACTTGGTGCGATCCATTCGGTGCAAGGCGCCTTTATCGTCGCTCTCGCGTCTGGCATAACGGTCTTTGTCATGACAAAGTACGGTCTACCGGTTTCTACTTCGCAGTCCATCGTCGGCGCCATCATCGGCTGGAACTTGTTTTCTTCAAACCCGACAAGTCTAAGCACACTCACAAAAATTGTTCTGACCTGGATTGTATGCCCGCTGCTCGCAGCTCTATTTTCCATCTTTTTTTACAAACTGTTCAAATTCAGCACACAAAAAATTAAAACCAACTTATTTCTAAGACACTACTATATCAGAGTCGGACTGATTCTCGTGGGCTCGTTCGGCGCTTACTCCCTTGGAGCGAACAACATAGCAAATGTCATGGGTGTTTTCACAAATGCAGTTCATTTTGAATCAGTCGATCTCTTTATATTCTCAATCAGCAAAACTCAAGTCCTTTTCTTCTTAGGCGGACTTGCAATCTCAACCGGAATATTCACTTACTCGAAAAATGTGATGACCACTGTGGCAAACAACATCTACAACATCTCTCCTGCTACAGCGCTGATTGTAGTGCTCTCAAGTTCCTTTGTCCTTTTTCTATTCGCTTCAACATCACTTCAAGGGCTGCTCATTTCTCTACACCTTCCGACTCTGCCTCTTGTTCCGGTGTCAAGCTCACAGGCAGTTGTGGGAGCTGTCATCGGCATCGGGATAGCAAAGGGCGATCGTAACATCAACTATAAGAAACTTCGTGAAATCTCCTTAGGATGGTTATTGACACCTTTGATGTCCTTACTTCTTTCTTATGTCAGTCTGTTCTTTATGCAGAACGTCTTTTTACAATCTGTCTATTAA
- a CDS encoding DUF4177 domain-containing protein, with translation MYQYKYVKTTLGSFFEDANHHEIINSHAKEGWRFVQVLANHYNGHGKPAEFEIIFEKTVLNDDKA, from the coding sequence ATGTATCAGTATAAATATGTAAAAACCACACTAGGTAGTTTTTTTGAAGATGCCAACCATCATGAGATCATCAACTCTCACGCAAAAGAAGGCTGGCGTTTTGTACAGGTATTAGCCAACCACTACAACGGACATGGTAAACCTGCTGAATTTGAGATCATCTTTGAAAAAACGGTGCTGAATGATGATAAGGCTTGA
- a CDS encoding sigma-54 dependent transcriptional regulator: protein MTNLMKILIIDDELDFSELLKIILERRGYSIRIAESGEEGIRLIDRESFDLVLSDLKMSGMSGMDVLSYIQEKDDYDDFRPHCIMITGFGSIENAVEAIRRGAFSYFIKSNNPEELIFEIEKVESLRSLKRENELLKKEFAQTDFMLRSKSGVFSNTIKAAEKVALTDANVLILGESGVGKEVIARYIHLCSKRKHEVFLPVNCYAFSESMIEAELYGHEKGAFTGSMNTRIGRFEAANKGTLFLDEIGDIPLSTQIKLLRNIETKEIERIGSNQPIATNFRLISATNKNLEQSILIKEFREDLYYRINTVILEMPPLRDRKEDIPLLIDYFFTKAKFEMKKKTLGLTDNLLDILVEYNYPGNIRELKNIIERLLVFSEGDYLTVDDLNRNRIIPSADYSSNGIKESQASTDETLKGVRMQAEREHITSILERVGNDMDKAAEILAISSRQLYNKIKEFKGLGS, encoded by the coding sequence ATGACTAACTTGATGAAAATATTGATCATCGACGATGAGCTGGACTTTAGTGAGTTGTTGAAGATCATCCTTGAAAGAAGAGGGTATTCGATTCGCATCGCCGAATCGGGTGAAGAAGGAATTCGGCTGATCGATCGGGAAAGCTTCGACCTGGTGCTTTCAGACCTTAAAATGTCTGGAATGTCGGGTATGGATGTGTTGAGTTACATCCAGGAGAAGGACGATTATGATGATTTTAGACCACACTGCATCATGATCACAGGTTTTGGTAGTATCGAAAACGCAGTGGAGGCAATTCGAAGAGGAGCTTTTTCTTACTTTATCAAGAGCAATAATCCCGAAGAGCTTATTTTTGAGATCGAAAAGGTAGAAAGCCTCCGCTCGCTGAAGCGTGAGAATGAGCTGTTGAAAAAGGAGTTTGCTCAGACTGATTTTATGTTGAGGTCTAAGAGCGGCGTTTTTTCAAACACGATCAAAGCTGCTGAAAAAGTCGCTCTGACGGATGCCAACGTTTTGATCTTAGGTGAGTCGGGAGTCGGTAAAGAGGTGATCGCCAGATACATTCACCTATGCAGTAAGCGAAAGCACGAGGTATTCCTGCCGGTGAACTGTTATGCGTTCTCGGAGTCCATGATCGAGGCTGAGCTCTACGGCCATGAGAAGGGAGCCTTCACTGGATCGATGAATACAAGAATCGGTCGATTCGAGGCTGCCAACAAAGGCACCCTGTTTTTAGACGAAATCGGAGACATTCCACTTTCGACTCAGATCAAGCTGCTCAGAAATATCGAAACCAAGGAGATTGAACGTATAGGAAGCAATCAGCCGATCGCAACGAATTTTCGACTGATCAGCGCGACAAACAAAAACCTGGAGCAAAGTATCCTAATCAAGGAGTTTAGGGAGGATCTATATTACAGGATCAACACGGTGATACTGGAGATGCCTCCGCTTAGGGATAGGAAAGAAGATATCCCCTTACTTATCGACTACTTTTTTACAAAAGCGAAATTTGAAATGAAGAAGAAAACATTGGGTTTGACAGATAACCTTTTAGATATACTGGTTGAGTACAACTATCCTGGCAATATCAGAGAGCTTAAGAACATTATCGAACGCCTACTTGTCTTTAGTGAGGGTGATTATCTGACGGTTGATGACTTGAATAGAAACCGAATCATCCCCTCGGCGGATTATTCAAGTAACGGGATAAAAGAATCCCAGGCTTCAACAGATGAAACCCTAAAGGGTGTGCGGATGCAGGCCGAGAGGGAACATATCACAAGCATTCTCGAGAGGGTGGGCAATGATATGGACAAGGCGGCAGAAATACTTGCAATCAGTTCGAGGCAGCTTTACAACAAAATCAAGGAGTTCAAGGGATTAGGCTCATAA
- a CDS encoding alpha/beta hydrolase, producing MSKGKISIRGKIAHRMITKITSSRLFGKKVRRGEHLTKVDEPQWKCPRGYECEIIVREKFILEFIKNYRHNQKRVVLQLHGGGYIGRLRNVHRNMAKLYSEYGNGIGVLTPDYRVAPDDPYPAALEDALDSYEWLLQNGYSENQIIVAGDSAGGGLAMALCLYLKTQARKLPCAIIAMSPWTDMTASGKSYDFNFERDPLFGNTRDSVLYNRDYLGDENEEKPYVSPMFGDFYGFPPMLIQAGSYEMLLSDSINVAKKAKESGVSVKLHIYEGMFHDFQMAMEFLPEAKMAWTEVGEFIDSLVE from the coding sequence ATGTCAAAAGGTAAGATCAGCATCAGGGGGAAAATCGCTCATCGCATGATCACGAAGATCACTTCAAGCCGTCTATTCGGTAAGAAAGTGAGAAGGGGAGAGCATCTTACCAAAGTGGATGAACCTCAGTGGAAATGCCCTCGAGGCTATGAGTGCGAGATTATCGTTCGAGAAAAGTTTATTCTGGAGTTTATAAAAAACTACCGGCATAATCAAAAGCGTGTCGTGCTTCAACTGCATGGAGGCGGTTATATCGGTAGACTTAGAAACGTACACCGCAATATGGCCAAACTATACAGTGAGTATGGAAACGGAATCGGCGTGCTTACTCCCGATTATCGTGTCGCTCCGGACGATCCTTATCCTGCGGCGCTGGAAGACGCGCTGGACTCTTATGAGTGGCTTTTGCAAAACGGATACAGTGAAAATCAAATAATCGTAGCAGGCGACTCGGCTGGAGGTGGTCTTGCGATGGCGCTTTGTTTGTATCTGAAGACGCAGGCTAGAAAGCTACCTTGCGCGATTATCGCCATGTCGCCATGGACGGACATGACCGCCAGCGGGAAGTCGTACGACTTTAATTTTGAAAGAGATCCCTTGTTCGGCAATACAAGGGATTCGGTGCTTTACAATAGGGACTATCTGGGTGATGAAAACGAGGAAAAACCATATGTCTCACCGATGTTTGGCGATTTTTACGGATTTCCGCCTATGCTCATACAGGCCGGAAGTTATGAAATGCTCTTGAGTGATTCGATCAATGTCGCTAAAAAGGCGAAAGAGTCCGGTGTGAGCGTCAAGCTTCATATCTATGAGGGGATGTTTCATGATTTTCAAATGGCAATGGAGTTTCTCCCCGAAGCTAAGATGGCCTGGACAGAAGTAGGGGAGTTTATCGACTCGCTTGTCGAATAA
- a CDS encoding DUF6320 domain-containing protein, producing the protein MSRCNQCKLEIKDEVTLCPLCKCVLEKSQDVENMYPDVRLISKRLHLWVRIYAFAAIVAETLLMYLNYKTFEGSLWSVVTGVVLFYVFIVFRLALKDDFEYVTKTIMLILTAILGIILIDVLTGFDGWSLNYFLPGGIILLNTGIVAMMWINWRNWQSYMMIELLAILWSALPFILHNMGYLTNINMSLIACAYSVFLFLGTLIIGGRRALTELKRRFHVR; encoded by the coding sequence ATGAGTAGATGCAATCAGTGTAAATTGGAGATAAAGGATGAAGTTACCCTATGTCCACTTTGTAAATGCGTACTGGAAAAGTCACAAGATGTTGAAAATATGTATCCAGATGTGAGGTTGATCTCGAAAAGACTTCATTTATGGGTTAGAATCTATGCGTTTGCAGCGATTGTGGCTGAAACGCTATTGATGTATCTTAACTACAAGACATTTGAAGGATCGCTCTGGTCTGTGGTCACAGGAGTGGTGCTCTTTTATGTCTTTATCGTCTTTAGGCTTGCCCTGAAGGATGATTTTGAGTATGTCACAAAAACAATCATGCTGATCCTTACTGCTATTTTAGGAATCATCCTCATCGATGTGCTGACCGGATTCGATGGATGGTCATTGAACTATTTTCTACCAGGGGGGATCATTCTGCTTAACACAGGCATTGTGGCGATGATGTGGATCAACTGGCGTAACTGGCAAAGTTATATGATGATCGAGCTGCTTGCCATCCTTTGGAGCGCCTTGCCGTTTATTCTTCATAATATGGGTTATCTCACCAATATCAATATGAGTCTCATTGCTTGCGCCTATTCGGTCTTCTTATTCCTTGGAACACTGATTATCGGTGGACGGCGGGCACTGACAGAATTGAAACGTAGATTTCATGTGAGGTGA
- a CDS encoding ABC transporter substrate-binding protein, producing the protein MKINRIIVFCICLHLIASLVGCSEKGTTDNSVHNVTEGVTEEVEVIDDVTSKKVINVVASTWEPYEYEEDGEVKGIGQDVIKEAFERMGYEVKVQFVPFKRALELIELGQADVLTNVNKTAERETFATFCNVSVLTSQTNLFVLKNSRIEYSGDILAMKGYTIGINRGYTHGDIFDQAVKDEFLTVEEAEDTEHNLLKLIDKRIDILMENKLSVQALAKKLGLQNDIKFLEPEYRTANLYTMFSPKSSVIELIDEFDEKLIELREDGTLQKILDSYVN; encoded by the coding sequence ATGAAAATCAATCGAATAATTGTGTTTTGTATATGCTTGCATTTGATCGCCAGTCTTGTCGGTTGCTCTGAAAAGGGGACAACAGATAATTCTGTGCATAATGTGACTGAGGGGGTTACCGAAGAAGTAGAAGTTATTGATGATGTGACGAGTAAGAAGGTAATCAACGTTGTCGCAAGCACGTGGGAACCGTATGAATATGAAGAGGACGGTGAGGTGAAAGGTATTGGCCAGGATGTTATTAAAGAAGCGTTCGAGCGTATGGGATACGAGGTGAAGGTACAGTTTGTCCCTTTTAAGCGCGCTCTCGAGTTGATTGAACTTGGGCAAGCCGACGTGCTGACCAACGTGAATAAAACGGCTGAAAGAGAGACGTTTGCGACATTTTGTAATGTTTCGGTCTTAACTAGCCAAACCAACCTATTTGTTTTGAAAAATTCAAGGATAGAGTATTCGGGAGATATTTTGGCTATGAAGGGATATACAATAGGTATCAATCGAGGGTATACCCATGGAGATATTTTTGATCAGGCTGTTAAGGATGAATTCTTGACTGTCGAAGAGGCTGAGGATACTGAGCATAATTTATTGAAGCTAATAGACAAACGGATTGATATACTAATGGAGAATAAGTTATCTGTGCAGGCGCTTGCCAAAAAACTCGGATTGCAAAATGACATTAAGTTCTTGGAACCTGAATATCGTACCGCAAACCTTTATACGATGTTCAGTCCGAAAAGTAGTGTTATAGAGCTTATAGATGAGTTTGATGAAAAGCTAATCGAACTCAGAGAAGATGGAACGCTTCAGAAGATTTTGGACAGTTATGTAAATTGA
- a CDS encoding sensor histidine kinase, whose amino-acid sequence MRTIHEKIKSISKDMSLRQKIMVMILSILVVMFALITYYKISSATKNITADFEMKVSSTGNLAGVALSDVMWNYDIKGTEVIGESLLIDREVAFVLISNENEIFKKILDGRMYSEKYIRTMQVPILKNDREIGLVTIGFTDYYRHKAIWQEVRATFFILVLAAVFIWGMIVLLIRTLVIPIKQLELGAKRLANGDLSERIEVESNDELGALAIEFNLMADSLQIMIAERDEALQELTVSKEEIRQSRDDLEIKVGERTMELSAMNQELIAINNELASTVDTLQETQSQLVQSEKMAALGSIVIGIAHEINTPVGVCLTAASYMDEISRNAKNKYELSTLTKSAIEEYFTQSVEASSLILVNAEKVAVLIDKFRRISTEQSIDFKRYFNVKENLLLIADTLRPMLVNSKLTLRVECDQNVMIESYPGTLSEILTDLVTNSITHAFGPDDVGEIIIDFERQESTCVLAFSDNGCGMESSVSDKIFEPFFTTRRGALGGLGLGLHIVYNLVTLRLNGTIECSSKVGEGTTFIIKFPMDEEEKVN is encoded by the coding sequence ATGAGAACGATTCACGAAAAAATAAAAAGCATATCAAAAGATATGAGCCTGCGTCAGAAAATAATGGTTATGATTTTGAGCATCTTGGTGGTCATGTTCGCGTTAATCACCTATTATAAGATCAGCAGTGCGACAAAAAATATTACAGCTGACTTTGAGATGAAGGTGTCATCTACTGGCAACCTAGCTGGGGTGGCCTTATCCGATGTCATGTGGAACTACGACATAAAAGGAACTGAAGTGATTGGTGAATCCCTGCTGATTGATCGTGAAGTCGCCTTTGTTTTGATATCGAATGAAAACGAAATATTTAAGAAGATATTGGATGGACGCATGTATTCTGAAAAATACATCAGGACAATGCAAGTGCCTATTTTAAAAAACGATCGTGAAATTGGTCTTGTAACGATCGGTTTTACCGATTACTACAGACACAAAGCCATCTGGCAAGAAGTCCGGGCGACGTTTTTCATACTTGTCCTTGCGGCCGTGTTCATCTGGGGGATGATCGTACTGCTGATCAGAACGCTTGTGATCCCGATCAAGCAGCTGGAACTGGGCGCAAAAAGGTTGGCGAATGGAGATCTTTCTGAACGGATCGAGGTGGAATCGAATGATGAGCTTGGCGCGCTGGCAATCGAATTCAATCTGATGGCAGACAGTTTGCAAATCATGATAGCTGAACGTGATGAGGCGCTACAGGAACTGACGGTTTCTAAAGAGGAGATAAGACAGTCCAGGGATGATCTCGAAATCAAGGTTGGGGAACGTACGATGGAGTTAAGTGCGATGAATCAGGAACTTATCGCCATCAATAATGAACTGGCTAGCACTGTCGACACTCTGCAAGAGACGCAGTCGCAGTTGGTTCAATCAGAAAAAATGGCTGCTCTGGGGAGTATTGTGATTGGAATCGCACATGAGATAAACACTCCGGTTGGGGTGTGCCTGACTGCGGCATCCTATATGGACGAGATTAGCAGAAACGCCAAAAACAAGTATGAGCTATCGACCTTGACCAAATCAGCCATAGAGGAATATTTCACTCAATCGGTTGAGGCATCCTCTCTCATTCTTGTCAATGCTGAAAAGGTAGCCGTACTCATCGACAAATTCAGAAGGATATCAACCGAGCAATCCATCGATTTCAAACGGTATTTTAACGTTAAAGAGAACCTGCTTCTTATAGCGGATACTTTGAGACCTATGCTGGTTAACAGCAAACTCACTCTACGAGTGGAATGTGATCAAAACGTAATGATTGAAAGCTATCCAGGGACGCTTTCTGAAATTTTGACAGATTTGGTGACCAATTCAATTACACATGCGTTTGGACCTGATGATGTAGGGGAAATTATAATTGACTTTGAAAGGCAAGAAAGCACCTGTGTTTTGGCTTTTTCTGATAATGGATGTGGCATGGAATCCTCAGTGAGCGATAAGATATTCGAGCCGTTCTTTACAACAAGACGAGGAGCATTAGGTGGCTTAGGACTGGGACTTCACATCGTTTACAATTTAGTGACGCTGCGACTTAACGGAACGATTGAATGCAGTTCTAAAGTAGGGGAAGGTACGACTTTTATCATCAAGTTCCCAATGGATGAAGAGGAAAAGGTGAACTGA
- a CDS encoding CPBP family intramembrane glutamic endopeptidase, which yields MRPKQSDLHIITLSILAVAIVFVCNQVLSLNYLWATVLKVIAFVLVPVGWQFLTKRRLFLVPIHHRIKDVLAGLMLGSASFVVLISAYFVLGRFIDFSAILSELSLKSEIDATNFLWVGLYITLGNSFVEEFFFRGFIFLNLEESGHLKTAHAYSATLFAVYHIAIFKSWFSPLLMTVAIVGLMVIGLVFNYVNKASKSILNSWLIHIMADSAIILIGMWLFRLM from the coding sequence ATGAGGCCGAAACAGAGTGACCTACATATAATTACGCTTTCTATCCTGGCAGTTGCGATTGTTTTTGTCTGCAACCAGGTCTTGAGCCTGAACTACCTGTGGGCTACGGTACTTAAAGTGATAGCATTCGTGCTCGTCCCCGTAGGCTGGCAGTTTTTAACTAAGAGAAGGCTATTTCTTGTTCCAATACATCATAGGATCAAGGATGTCTTAGCTGGATTAATGCTGGGTTCTGCATCCTTTGTCGTCTTAATCTCCGCATATTTTGTGTTAGGACGGTTTATTGACTTTAGCGCTATTCTTTCAGAACTCAGTCTGAAATCTGAAATCGATGCGACGAACTTCTTATGGGTGGGGCTCTATATCACTTTGGGGAACTCTTTTGTCGAGGAATTCTTTTTCAGAGGCTTTATTTTCTTAAACCTTGAGGAGAGCGGTCATCTCAAAACCGCCCATGCCTATTCCGCGACCCTATTCGCAGTGTATCACATCGCAATCTTCAAATCCTGGTTCAGTCCGCTTCTGATGACGGTTGCGATAGTCGGACTGATGGTGATCGGTCTGGTTTTCAACTATGTGAACAAAGCATCGAAAAGCATTTTAAATTCTTGGCTTATTCACATTATGGCGGACAGTGCCATCATACTGATCGGCATGTGGCTGTTTCGTCTGATGTGA